A portion of the Simkania negevensis Z genome contains these proteins:
- the ispF gene encoding 2-C-methyl-D-erythritol 2,4-cyclodiphosphate synthase, translated as MKFRAGIGQDSHRFLPDGANKKCIIAGLVFEDAPGMDADSDGDVVFHAICNAITSLTHVPILGRIAIDLCHKQGITDSRVYLEKALATLDGQKIEHIALTIEGKRPKFQKRSEEIRQNVAEVVKLELDQVGITFTSGDGLTSFGKGEGLMCYAVVTTFQ; from the coding sequence ATGAAATTTCGAGCAGGAATAGGACAAGATAGTCACCGATTTCTCCCTGATGGAGCAAATAAAAAATGCATCATTGCAGGTCTTGTTTTTGAAGATGCTCCGGGGATGGATGCTGATTCTGATGGGGATGTGGTGTTTCATGCTATTTGCAACGCCATCACGTCGCTCACACATGTGCCCATCTTAGGCAGGATAGCAATTGATCTTTGCCACAAACAAGGCATCACAGATAGCCGTGTTTATTTAGAAAAAGCCCTTGCAACGCTCGATGGGCAAAAGATCGAACATATTGCTTTAACAATTGAAGGGAAACGGCCTAAATTTCAAAAACGGAGCGAAGAAATACGTCAAAATGTTGCTGAAGTCGTAAAGCTGGAGCTTGATCAAGTGGGTATCACGTTTACTTCAGGCGATGGACTCACCTCATTTGGAAAAGGTGAGGGGCTCATGTGCTATGCAGTGGTTACAACGTTTCAGTAG
- the murA gene encoding UDP-N-acetylglucosamine 1-carboxyvinyltransferase: protein MEAFKIIGGQPLKGEVKAAGAKNAITKMLVASLLSDKRCIFSNVPDISEVETTVNLCKEIGMEVAWDREAGTIEVVTKEIKSSYIPMHFSGANRIPILTMGALLGRTRENIIVPTVGGCKIGKRPVDFHIMALEALGATVEDRMIKKDRAYFAHAPDGLKGTRIKLPYPSVMATENAILAACRAKGKTVIENGAMEPEVIDLILFLQKLGAVIHVDVNRKIYIEEAKHFYEVEHSVITDRIEAASFGMAAISTKGRVFVKGAKQEHMITFLNKLRRINGGFSVKSDGIEFYHQGPLKGGLHLETDVHPGFLTDWQQPFVILLTQASGSSVVHETVYENRFGYIKTLKEMGADVELFTQCLGGRPCRFGAQNYEHSLIVKGPTPFVGKEIEVPDLRAGFAYVMAALLAPEPSTLTGLRYLDRGYENLETKLQSLGANIERVGIPATEEALISV, encoded by the coding sequence ATGGAAGCGTTTAAGATTATCGGCGGTCAGCCACTCAAAGGTGAAGTGAAAGCAGCAGGGGCAAAAAATGCCATCACGAAAATGCTTGTGGCTTCTCTTCTTTCCGACAAGCGGTGTATTTTTTCTAATGTCCCCGATATTTCCGAAGTGGAAACAACAGTGAATCTATGCAAAGAAATTGGGATGGAAGTTGCATGGGATCGGGAAGCCGGCACTATAGAAGTAGTCACAAAGGAAATCAAGTCATCCTACATCCCCATGCATTTTTCAGGCGCCAATCGGATTCCTATTCTGACAATGGGGGCTCTTCTCGGTAGAACTCGCGAAAATATCATCGTTCCCACCGTTGGAGGATGTAAAATTGGAAAGCGTCCTGTCGATTTTCATATCATGGCTTTAGAAGCGCTCGGGGCAACTGTCGAAGACCGTATGATTAAAAAAGACAGAGCGTATTTTGCTCATGCCCCTGATGGTCTTAAGGGAACCCGAATCAAACTTCCTTATCCGTCTGTCATGGCAACAGAAAATGCCATTTTGGCAGCTTGCCGCGCCAAAGGTAAAACCGTGATCGAGAATGGAGCGATGGAACCTGAAGTGATCGACTTGATTCTTTTTCTTCAAAAGCTTGGAGCAGTGATTCATGTTGATGTGAACCGCAAAATTTATATCGAAGAAGCGAAACACTTTTATGAAGTGGAACATTCTGTGATTACCGACCGTATCGAAGCAGCTTCTTTTGGGATGGCTGCCATCAGCACAAAAGGACGCGTATTCGTCAAAGGGGCAAAGCAAGAACACATGATCACTTTTCTCAATAAGCTTCGGAGAATTAATGGTGGCTTTTCAGTTAAAAGCGACGGAATCGAGTTTTACCACCAAGGACCTCTTAAAGGAGGTCTTCACTTAGAAACAGACGTCCATCCAGGATTTCTCACCGATTGGCAACAGCCTTTTGTGATTCTCTTAACCCAAGCTTCTGGAAGCTCTGTTGTCCATGAAACAGTTTACGAAAATCGATTTGGCTACATCAAAACGCTGAAAGAAATGGGAGCCGACGTGGAACTCTTCACGCAATGCTTAGGAGGCCGCCCGTGCCGTTTTGGCGCACAAAACTATGAACATAGCCTGATTGTCAAAGGTCCTACACCTTTTGTTGGCAAAGAAATCGAAGTTCCCGATTTGCGCGCTGGATTTGCCTATGTTATGGCAGCACTTTTAGCACCAGAGCCCAGCACTCTTACAGGACTAAGGTATCTCGATCGAGGGTATGAAAACCTCGAAACAAAATTGCAATCGCTTGGCGCAAACATCGAGCGTGTGGGGATTCCTGCAACAGAAGAAGCTTTAATCTCTGTGTGA
- a CDS encoding poly(ADP-ribose) glycohydrolase yields the protein MGTVQTNYFVTNEYLLNEKSYFREALDLVTLPVRAFLNGHVVDLRGTSVALKRNVFDFSKTIANPNLALLVSRVLRFAVFVLFAYFYRFSLVSSGLLCLKHLIESSSIENQIRSMEQKSEGPEFSKEVRSITLDTTGLEKPEKLHSHKSAIYDKMKGGKSWIEDTNIRLTIYPFKRDGVKQLLIFSNKCGEIKVHEGFFSYPNAKELQEEWTANFSTPQLFSKCLDGDLTQDELQVMEHPGLYHIKRKIDEKPEIGTLKEDEIALITGAKRRGAFLANYCYGKRFASRSTDDVQGYAFKLDEAESRIFCMSAPKVLPEQVGKPYKKEDLEALFYRSYHAFSKIKALAKPQRIRIHTGNWGCGSSGHNPRVVALMQVAAAHLAGVDVLEYYPLEAKKDWQIAIYYYESLKPGFSSWTVDEFLTDMAMRAQDRGFVYKSHRD from the coding sequence ATGGGGACCGTTCAAACAAATTATTTTGTTACCAACGAATATTTGCTAAATGAAAAGTCGTATTTTCGTGAAGCCCTTGACTTGGTAACGTTGCCTGTGCGAGCGTTCTTGAACGGTCATGTGGTAGATCTCAGAGGAACTTCTGTAGCTCTAAAACGGAACGTTTTTGATTTCTCAAAGACGATTGCAAATCCCAATTTAGCACTCTTAGTGTCACGTGTGCTTCGGTTTGCGGTATTTGTACTATTTGCTTATTTTTACCGTTTTTCTCTTGTTTCTTCTGGTTTGCTCTGTCTTAAGCATTTGATCGAATCAAGCTCGATTGAAAATCAAATCCGCTCTATGGAACAAAAAAGCGAAGGCCCTGAATTTTCTAAAGAAGTCCGCTCAATCACCTTAGATACAACAGGACTTGAAAAACCCGAAAAGCTCCATTCTCATAAGAGTGCGATTTATGACAAAATGAAAGGGGGAAAAAGTTGGATTGAAGATACCAATATTCGTTTAACAATTTATCCTTTCAAAAGAGATGGTGTGAAGCAGTTGCTAATTTTCTCGAATAAGTGTGGAGAAATTAAAGTACATGAAGGGTTTTTCTCTTATCCTAATGCGAAAGAATTGCAAGAAGAGTGGACTGCGAATTTTTCCACGCCACAGCTTTTTTCAAAGTGTTTAGATGGGGATTTGACCCAAGATGAATTGCAAGTGATGGAGCATCCTGGCCTTTACCACATCAAACGAAAGATAGATGAAAAGCCAGAAATAGGCACTCTAAAAGAAGATGAAATTGCTCTCATCACAGGAGCAAAACGACGTGGGGCTTTTCTTGCGAATTACTGCTATGGGAAACGGTTTGCATCAAGATCTACAGATGATGTCCAAGGGTATGCATTTAAACTAGACGAAGCAGAAAGTCGCATTTTTTGCATGTCTGCTCCTAAAGTTTTACCAGAGCAAGTTGGGAAACCTTATAAAAAGGAAGACCTTGAAGCCCTTTTCTACAGATCTTATCATGCATTTTCAAAGATTAAAGCATTGGCAAAGCCTCAAAGAATCCGGATTCATACAGGGAATTGGGGTTGTGGATCATCTGGGCACAATCCGCGTGTTGTTGCTTTGATGCAAGTGGCCGCAGCTCATTTAGCAGGGGTAGATGTCCTTGAATATTATCCTTTAGAGGCAAAAAAGGATTGGCAGATAGCCATTTACTACTATGAGTCGCTGAAACCAGGCTTTTCAAGCTGGACAGTGGATGAATTTTTAACGGATATGGCGATGCGTGCACAGGACCGAGGATTTGTTTACAAGTCACACAGAGATTAA
- a CDS encoding KamA family radical SAM protein, with protein sequence MEQWRQIQKNNFRHWKSLAEFLKLDLDKSFFSHPYFPLNLPRRLAEKIEKKTLNDPILLQFFPHQKENVASPGFLSDPVEDTSFQKTPRLLKKYEGRVLLIATSACAMHCRFCFRQNYPYNQPPLDFSREIKAIQNDPSIHEVILSGGDPLSLSDQRLATLIEKLATIPHLKLLRFHTRFPIGIPERITSSFLDILEKTRLQTFFLLHTNHPRELDPDVLQAMKKIQRLGIPVLTQTVLIREVNDNTATLKELFLKLAASGIVPYYLHQLDRVQGAAHFEVSREKGLQLIEALRKELPGYAIPTYVQEVPHQKSKTPLTYEALSSAQECSTPFSECEQ encoded by the coding sequence TTGGAACAGTGGCGTCAAATTCAAAAAAACAATTTTAGACATTGGAAATCTTTAGCAGAATTCTTAAAACTTGATCTTGACAAGTCTTTTTTTTCGCACCCCTATTTCCCCTTAAATTTGCCTAGACGTCTTGCGGAAAAAATTGAGAAAAAGACCTTAAACGACCCCATTCTTCTTCAGTTTTTTCCTCACCAAAAGGAAAACGTCGCCTCTCCCGGCTTTCTCTCAGATCCTGTCGAAGATACCTCTTTCCAAAAAACACCGCGTCTGCTGAAAAAATATGAGGGGCGAGTCCTCCTCATTGCTACCAGTGCCTGCGCAATGCACTGCCGCTTTTGCTTTCGACAAAATTACCCTTACAATCAGCCCCCTCTTGATTTTTCAAGAGAAATTAAAGCCATTCAAAACGATCCATCCATCCACGAAGTGATTCTTAGTGGAGGGGACCCCCTTTCACTTAGCGATCAAAGACTCGCAACACTCATAGAGAAATTAGCCACAATTCCCCATCTCAAACTACTGCGCTTTCATACCCGATTCCCCATAGGAATTCCTGAACGGATCACCTCCTCCTTTCTCGACATCTTAGAAAAAACCCGGCTACAAACCTTTTTCCTCCTTCATACTAACCACCCTCGTGAACTTGATCCTGATGTTCTTCAAGCAATGAAAAAGATTCAAAGACTTGGTATCCCGGTCCTCACTCAAACGGTGCTAATTCGAGAAGTGAATGACAACACTGCCACCCTAAAAGAACTCTTTTTAAAGCTTGCAGCAAGTGGAATTGTTCCCTATTACTTGCATCAACTCGACCGCGTTCAAGGCGCAGCCCACTTTGAGGTTTCAAGAGAAAAAGGGCTCCAATTGATTGAAGCGCTTCGCAAAGAGCTTCCTGGGTACGCTATTCCGACATATGTGCAAGAAGTCCCCCACCAAAAGAGCAAAACTCCTCTTACATACGAGGCATTGTCTTCAGCCCAAGAATGTTCAACCCCGTTTTCAGAATGCGAGCAGTGA
- the argS gene encoding arginine--tRNA ligase, translating to MENLSTELQNQATKILKQCFPDEDISSCLPADITPSTQDKFGHYQCNSAMKLGKILKTNPRNVALQILEKWEGLKDGMIDSFEIAGPGFINITLTDTFLSKELTAVIADERLGVPPLKEKKKIIVEFSSPNVAKELHVGHLRSTVIGDALARLFEFLGHDVLRLNHIGDWGTQFGMLITYLKEQHAGVLSNDEKADLPSLMNWYRESKKCFDADPEFKKRAQLQVVELQSGEPAALAAWEKICEISRLGFQEIYDFLDVKLVERGESFYNPKLSQVIKDYEAKGLIEVSDGAKCVFLEGFTAKDDKPLPMILQKSDGGYNYATTDAAAVHHRVTEEKADRIIYVVDAGQQLHFQMVFQGAAKAGYYDPAKVQLEHVAFGVVLGPDGKKFKTRSGETEKLIDLLQKAVDYAKKILQERLEDATPKEIEELAHTLGVDAVKYADLSCHRVKDYVFSYDRMLKFEGNTAAFLLYAYVRIQGIKRKVSKDVEAVVLTAPIVLKHPTEVALGLHLRRFGETLELMDRDLLPNRLSDYLYELAEKFHAFFRDCRVEGVPEENSRLVLCELTARILKTGLNILGLKTMPRM from the coding sequence ATGGAAAATCTTTCAACAGAGCTCCAAAATCAAGCAACTAAAATTCTCAAGCAGTGCTTCCCTGATGAAGACATTTCGTCATGTCTTCCGGCAGACATAACACCTAGCACGCAGGACAAGTTTGGTCACTATCAATGCAATTCGGCAATGAAGCTGGGTAAAATTCTCAAAACAAATCCACGCAATGTCGCATTGCAAATTCTTGAGAAATGGGAAGGGCTAAAAGATGGAATGATCGACTCTTTTGAAATAGCGGGTCCTGGATTTATCAACATCACTTTGACAGACACCTTTTTGTCGAAAGAACTTACAGCTGTGATTGCTGATGAGCGATTAGGTGTGCCACCGCTTAAAGAAAAGAAGAAAATCATTGTCGAATTCTCTTCGCCAAATGTAGCAAAAGAACTTCATGTGGGTCACCTTAGATCTACTGTCATTGGTGATGCCTTAGCCCGCCTATTTGAGTTTTTAGGTCATGATGTGCTCAGACTCAATCATATTGGAGATTGGGGAACACAATTTGGGATGCTCATTACCTATTTGAAAGAGCAGCATGCAGGAGTGTTATCTAATGACGAAAAAGCTGACCTTCCGTCGCTTATGAACTGGTACCGTGAGTCGAAGAAATGCTTTGATGCGGATCCTGAATTTAAAAAACGGGCACAACTTCAAGTCGTTGAATTGCAAAGTGGAGAGCCAGCCGCTCTTGCAGCTTGGGAAAAGATTTGTGAAATTTCTAGGCTTGGGTTTCAAGAAATTTACGACTTTTTAGATGTTAAACTCGTCGAGCGGGGCGAGTCTTTTTACAACCCCAAACTGTCTCAAGTGATTAAAGATTATGAAGCCAAAGGACTCATTGAAGTTTCAGATGGAGCGAAGTGCGTTTTCCTTGAGGGATTTACTGCAAAAGATGATAAGCCTCTCCCCATGATTTTGCAAAAGTCGGACGGGGGATACAATTATGCGACAACTGATGCTGCAGCGGTGCATCATCGTGTGACCGAAGAAAAAGCTGATCGGATCATCTATGTTGTTGACGCAGGACAGCAACTCCATTTTCAAATGGTTTTTCAAGGCGCTGCAAAAGCGGGATATTACGATCCGGCAAAAGTGCAGCTCGAGCATGTGGCTTTTGGAGTGGTTCTCGGCCCCGATGGAAAAAAATTCAAAACCCGTTCAGGTGAAACTGAAAAGCTCATCGATTTACTCCAAAAAGCTGTTGATTATGCGAAAAAGATTTTGCAAGAGCGATTGGAGGATGCGACCCCAAAAGAAATAGAGGAGCTTGCACATACTCTGGGAGTCGATGCGGTGAAATATGCTGATCTTTCTTGTCACCGTGTGAAGGATTACGTGTTTAGTTATGACAGAATGCTGAAGTTTGAAGGGAATACAGCAGCATTTCTCCTCTATGCATATGTGCGCATTCAGGGAATTAAACGGAAAGTTAGCAAAGATGTTGAAGCCGTTGTTCTCACTGCTCCTATTGTTTTGAAGCATCCGACTGAAGTTGCTTTAGGACTCCATTTGCGCCGCTTTGGGGAAACCCTTGAGTTAATGGATCGGGACCTTCTACCGAATCGGTTATCCGATTATCTCTACGAGCTGGCAGAAAAATTTCACGCTTTCTTTCGTGACTGTCGCGTTGAGGGAGTTCCCGAAGAAAACAGTCGCTTAGTTCTCTGTGAGCTCACTGCTCGCATTCTGAAAACGGGGTTGAACATTCTTGGGCTGAAGACAATGCCTCGTATGTAA
- a CDS encoding Glu/Leu/Phe/Val family dehydrogenase, whose protein sequence is MGILEEVLEVPGYEKVVKVEDSSSGLQAIIAIHNTTLGPALGGTRIYPYQKFDEALTDVLRLSKGMTYKSAIAQTGLGGGKSVIIADSKTQKTPKLLQSFGRAVDRLKGQYVCAEDIGCGLEDCMLIRQTTPYVCGLKHEMGSGNPAPYTAWGVFRGIQATANRLFGTDSLEGKTVAIQGVGSVGTYLMEYLFWAGAHLIVTDIDLEKAKQVARQYRAKIVEPHEILEIPCDILAPCAMGGIINEKTIPKLQCRAVVGASNNQLLKESDARLLAARGILYAPDFVVNAGGLVNVLCELSPKGYDAVRSRDKVNQIYRQLLTIYEIADQNNFSTHEAAVALADYRLKYGIGKREQDLYFHE, encoded by the coding sequence ATGGGGATTCTGGAAGAGGTGCTCGAGGTACCGGGCTATGAAAAAGTTGTCAAGGTTGAGGATTCTTCCTCGGGATTGCAGGCAATCATTGCAATTCACAACACCACACTCGGACCAGCGCTTGGTGGAACACGTATCTATCCCTATCAAAAATTTGATGAGGCTTTGACGGATGTTCTTCGCCTTTCTAAAGGAATGACTTATAAATCGGCGATTGCTCAAACCGGGCTTGGCGGAGGGAAAAGCGTCATCATTGCAGATTCCAAGACTCAAAAGACTCCAAAGCTACTTCAATCATTTGGCCGGGCGGTTGACCGTTTGAAAGGGCAGTATGTTTGTGCAGAAGATATTGGGTGTGGTCTTGAAGATTGCATGTTGATCCGTCAGACAACACCCTATGTTTGTGGTCTTAAGCACGAAATGGGAAGTGGCAACCCCGCTCCCTATACAGCTTGGGGAGTGTTTCGAGGAATCCAAGCAACCGCGAATCGGCTTTTTGGAACAGATTCTCTTGAGGGGAAGACTGTGGCGATTCAAGGAGTTGGAAGTGTCGGAACTTATCTCATGGAATATCTTTTTTGGGCTGGAGCGCATTTGATCGTCACCGATATCGATTTGGAAAAAGCAAAGCAAGTTGCCCGTCAATACCGTGCAAAAATTGTCGAACCTCATGAGATTCTCGAAATTCCTTGTGACATCTTAGCACCTTGCGCAATGGGAGGGATCATCAATGAGAAGACGATTCCAAAACTTCAATGTCGTGCTGTTGTAGGCGCTAGTAATAACCAGCTCCTAAAAGAATCAGATGCAAGATTACTCGCAGCCCGTGGAATTCTTTACGCTCCTGATTTTGTCGTTAATGCAGGAGGGCTTGTTAATGTCCTTTGTGAACTCTCTCCTAAAGGGTATGATGCTGTCCGTTCACGTGATAAGGTCAATCAGATTTACCGTCAACTCCTCACCATCTACGAAATTGCCGATCAAAACAATTTCTCTACGCATGAAGCAGCAGTGGCTTTAGCAGACTACCGCTTAAAATATGGGATCGGCAAACGAGAGCAAGACCTTTACTTTCATGAATAA
- a CDS encoding DUF2709 domain-containing protein, protein MASSVITKSLKDLLADFLKNNKKADLLTTYFFFLEKKYNIQPVLFLREKTIYQSKEEILKKAEEEGKLWRETEIKIQVGTPAVNEGTKKIYICPFTGKVFGDNTHPNPQDAIYDWVSKCPENTERIEGMRVKRFFVSEDPEVIKNYIQKRKEPITKIVFSSGLTGKLFNSKKAVIEDFETNQLKPMPLLDVPSQNRFQIETHFLSFIEEQLDESKITAFVEAMSEHDEFSTHVERWVEENK, encoded by the coding sequence ATGGCAAGCTCTGTCATTACGAAAAGTTTAAAAGACTTATTGGCTGACTTTTTAAAGAACAATAAAAAGGCCGATTTATTAACAACTTATTTCTTTTTCTTAGAAAAGAAATATAATATTCAGCCTGTTTTATTTCTTCGTGAAAAGACAATTTATCAAAGTAAAGAAGAAATTTTAAAAAAAGCCGAAGAAGAAGGCAAGCTCTGGCGTGAGACTGAGATTAAAATTCAAGTTGGAACGCCTGCCGTCAATGAAGGAACCAAGAAAATTTACATCTGTCCTTTCACTGGAAAGGTATTTGGAGATAACACTCATCCCAATCCACAAGATGCCATCTATGACTGGGTTTCTAAGTGTCCTGAAAATACAGAACGCATCGAAGGGATGCGCGTAAAACGTTTTTTTGTCTCTGAAGACCCAGAAGTGATCAAAAACTACATACAAAAACGGAAAGAACCGATTACGAAAATCGTCTTTTCTTCAGGTTTGACAGGGAAGCTGTTTAACAGCAAAAAGGCTGTGATTGAGGACTTTGAAACAAATCAACTCAAACCTATGCCCTTACTTGACGTCCCCAGTCAAAACCGCTTCCAAATCGAAACCCATTTCTTGAGCTTCATCGAAGAGCAACTCGATGAATCTAAGATTACAGCTTTCGTAGAAGCGATGAGTGAACATGATGAGTTTTCAACACATGTTGAGCGCTGGGTCGAAGAAAATAAGTAA
- the tsaE gene encoding tRNA (adenosine(37)-N6)-threonylcarbamoyltransferase complex ATPase subunit type 1 TsaE — MMSFQHMLSAGSKKISKFSSSLEETAEIGRSIAKDLAPGAIVAFFGDLGAGKTTLIKSLAAELTGIDPHEVSSPTFTYLHIYKGTGLVYHFDLYRLENATDFLERGFDEFFDAGGICLIEWAERIDPILPEHAHRIEIKHQDENNRIFTFYEKNHV; from the coding sequence ATGATGAGTTTTCAACACATGTTGAGCGCTGGGTCGAAGAAAATAAGTAAATTTAGCTCTTCTCTAGAAGAAACGGCAGAGATAGGACGCAGCATTGCCAAAGACTTAGCACCAGGAGCGATTGTTGCTTTTTTTGGAGATCTTGGAGCCGGTAAAACCACCCTTATCAAATCACTTGCAGCAGAGTTAACGGGAATTGACCCACATGAAGTGAGCAGCCCTACTTTCACTTACCTTCACATCTACAAAGGGACAGGCCTAGTTTATCACTTCGATCTCTATCGACTTGAAAATGCAACTGATTTTCTAGAAAGAGGCTTTGATGAATTTTTTGATGCAGGAGGCATTTGTCTGATTGAGTGGGCCGAGAGAATCGACCCCATTTTACCTGAGCATGCACACCGTATTGAGATCAAGCATCAGGATGAAAACAATCGGATTTTCACTTTTTATGAAAAAAATCATGTTTAA
- the yihA gene encoding ribosome biogenesis GTP-binding protein YihA/YsxC has product MFKQARFLTSALKEAECPSLQNAQGNPLPEMAIVGRSNVGKSSLLNHLMQSKSLAKVSSKPGKTQRINYFLIDETLLLVDLPGYGYAKVDKTTKQNWAIHLENYLNQRGSLKLLLFLLDIRRTPNEDDLAFLEWAYFQGLSVILVLTKTDKLKENEKIKQTEAIIMTLRREKSLSGLPYVHYSVKEGKCKHQLIEVINKELWG; this is encoded by the coding sequence ATGTTTAAACAGGCCCGCTTTCTTACCTCGGCACTGAAAGAAGCCGAGTGTCCGAGCTTGCAAAATGCCCAAGGAAATCCCCTCCCCGAAATGGCTATAGTTGGACGATCAAACGTTGGAAAGTCTTCACTGCTCAACCATCTGATGCAAAGCAAATCGCTTGCCAAAGTCTCATCAAAACCTGGAAAAACACAACGGATCAACTATTTTCTCATCGATGAAACTCTTTTACTAGTTGACCTCCCTGGTTACGGCTATGCAAAAGTAGACAAAACAACTAAGCAAAACTGGGCCATTCATTTAGAAAACTACCTCAATCAACGGGGCTCTCTCAAACTTCTCTTATTTTTGCTCGACATTAGACGAACTCCCAATGAAGATGATTTAGCCTTTCTCGAATGGGCGTACTTTCAAGGGCTCTCAGTGATTTTAGTACTCACAAAAACTGATAAACTCAAAGAAAACGAAAAAATCAAGCAAACTGAAGCTATCATAATGACGTTAAGACGCGAGAAAAGCTTGAGTGGATTGCCTTATGTCCACTATTCTGTTAAAGAAGGTAAATGCAAGCACCAATTAATTGAAGTGATCAATAAAGAACTATGGGGCTAA